A single genomic interval of Mauremys reevesii isolate NIE-2019 linkage group 24, ASM1616193v1, whole genome shotgun sequence harbors:
- the LOC120390203 gene encoding kielin/chordin-like protein, with protein sequence METWVNGRSVQLPANVSDAVSVIESQGGVAVVQASGMQVLFSPSGEVTLRVGESLANKLCAPCGNFNGDVSDDLQLPSGQIVGNIAEVIDAWKARDFLGCHASNIV encoded by the coding sequence GTGAACGGGCGCTCAGTGCAGCTCCCGGCGAACGTCTCCGATGCTGTGTCTGTGATCGAGTCtcagggcggcgtggccgtggtCCAGGCCTCGGGGATGCAAGTTCTGTTCAGCCCCAGTGGGGAGGTGACGCTGAGGGTGGGCGAGAGCCTGGCTAACAAGCTGTGCGCACCCTGCGGGAACTTCAATGGCGACGTCTCCGATGACCTGCAGCTGCCCAGCGGGCAAATCGTGGGGAACATCGCCGAGGTCATCGACGCCTGGAAGGCCAGAGACTTTTTAGGATG